A single Neospora caninum Liverpool complete genome, chromosome VIIb DNA region contains:
- a CDS encoding putative cAMP-specific 3',5'-cyclic phosphodiesterase, whose product MSPFTLRSGAVHEAKMLSVDLEYVGSGMAAATAGSGFAPNCEDSARLPCTEQSGFPNAAARGADTVFAGNGGRLRRRRSSGVGTEDTAMAEIRVETLRRTPKPTVVPASPPYPEDRFCRYLDVDSLAVTWKRMTVTRDAATDSQSESPYGREDWEDARRHSISSPASSSDLSWPSTRAPPCVAPPCLRRSTGGGAWGDRDATAFPQILDARATDDGSIRCPSVATIAMSPSSAGCRSPHAERNDEGVEHPSRELGGHGRQSSASSLQSVPSPTGCAGRPSRFLDTFVTLRSDDSPRCIVPVAVHGKPKPPESNDRVRPSPVSPHLCSASGWVGGENGAASAESSRGSLTDAASDPRKTRSGNGTGRRDHGSGKPGSSEGGRRSVFPRLRSGVNESDVELSSVSPASPVTVPHGSPGNRENGKEINDAEGPEAGFGSNRSKLLQVNGERTDTAQWAGDSVHSESPGGSPDWPPLSRVDVTPMKNAFHSCAGVPSFVPRMQTRKAGAKELPSPSPSSSGSPDHGAGQSSCLPRCETQGRHLRGESQGPVRRYISRFLEMWGGDDWGSTCYESFQDSRSDGGDAIGPNRRSSSADQHLWNSARRCSASRAQAACFRNRTSSADSCLMPRAGQETLESPSRGALESRHRLPQSFGLVRPASFQLVTDDALGDPQGVAATVECNRDTCKATQEDEMGRKLVLYAEENRGNRDRGRDHATEHSGRAEGLSGAAISALAQVKPRHEGNSSTVWKKKKSSPLAFEYKDEEEAYRQYLNRLFPFRLTVVGLVLLLVEILQISWRLVQRSFLVDSRGEYSYYGLVNFDRIFIVIAVCLVIHIIIYGLLAAGGRIPGVKNRLESWSFSMIVVALTTRICGMVCVAFMGEGIGTATILPAADEMEPPTPFISEPRALSSELVLLSLCCLFHIIVIDMMLPIRTLPSVGMHTIHILGCIGCCVLSVCLYPQCISSDGPICAVSTCLFIVCGFLGRAQMEVAHRQLYMRWKHGLERLRAAEQKLHSHRTSKTGIEQLAMLVRQSQVLLRHACVSGASRHSKQLALEQVTDIQGQVLDIVTNVNNLYHAKMNTEEMSELLRFVPEGQDDAHRSLLRDWRGRSASFSGCERLRRDSEASNAGVSLSVPLLHQNSTCSTLCVGSFPSRTLPFDGGAPHSTAFLSSRFPEVLAGQTGLPAPEGVQLGETGKSLKGACVPTAENPLGAHSPTGTLKQERSQEEKPEPGDAPQTVRPEPLLDLPESMKAAIGVDWDLDFFELNERVNNNALLVTAQVQLLPLLRPEGLRCSPHVLRCYLRCLQQQYCPSNPYHNQVHAAMVSHCCLIIVNEILPSKQALTYVDELCLVIASAAHDVGHPGLNNQYLISSQSLLATTYNDIAVLENYHAACCFRTAGINEDHNIFSGLTKEVYQYMRQNIIGLILSTDMSKHISYVSRLRVRAESGNFDVANEGDRWLLFQGCIKAADLAHTATFWENHKRWAECLCEEFFKQGDEERRQGMNVMDIFDRRQKDRFPQSQYRFIELVVEPLFHSVRSIEDLLNGRGGVRGKICKALSANLTRWKEAAEALEKAASNSPTDASGAKTNEEGDGDRQKVVGGDAAEKKEAGRASAGTPKFAGSVAAKTAGDRKKGRPAATEAGWKEAENATRRRGDGKKSGKPEKTTS is encoded by the exons ATGTCTCCGTTTACCCTTCGATCAGGCGCCGTGCATGAAGCTAAAATGCTTAGTGTTGACCTTGAATACGTGGGGAGCGGCATGGCAGCTGCAACTGCCGGCAGCGGTTTTGCGCCCAACTGTGAGGACAGTGCCAGGCTTCCGTGTACAGAACAGTCGGGTTTTCCAAATGCGGCTGCGCGGGGGGCGGACACCGTTTTTGCAGGGAACGGGGGACGCctgagacggaggagaagtTCGGGTGTCGGCACAGAAGACACGGCCATGGCGGAAATACGTGTGGAAACACTCCGTCGTACACCGAAGCCGACGGTCGTtcccgcgtcgcctccaTACCCAGAGGACCGCTTTTGTCGGTATCTGGACGTGGATTCCTTGGCCGTGACATGGAAACGGATGACCGTGACACGAGACGCTGCCACCGACTCGCAGTCTGAAAGCCCTTATGGGCGCGAAGACTGGGAAGACGCACGTCGCCATTCCATTTCTTCGCCCGCGAGCTCAAGCGATTTGTCGTGGCCTTCGACGCGCGCTCCCCCCTGCGTCGCCCCTCCTTGTTTGCGGCGTTCCACTGGAGGCGGCGCctggggagacagagacgcgaccGCGTTTCCGCAGATTCTCGACGCACGAGCAACTGATGACGGCTCAATACGGTGCCCGTCCGTCGCCACTATCGCTATGTCGCCCTCGTCTGCCGGATGCCGTTCGCCgcacgcggagagaaacgacgagggCGTAGAGCACCCGTCGAGGGAACTTGGAGGCCATGGAAGACAGTCctcagcgtcttctctgcagtcgGTGCCGTCGCCGACGGGCTGCGCCGGTCGGCCGTCCAGGTTCCTCGATACCTTCGTGACGCTGCGCTCAGATGATTCCCCCCGCTGCATCGTTCCAGTGGCGGTCCATGGGAAGCCGAAGCCGCCGGAGTCGAACGATCGGGTTCGGCcttctccggtgtctccccATTTGTGCTCTGCCAGCGGCTGGGTTGGTGGAGAGAATGGGGCGGCATCTGCCGAGAGCAGTCGCGGGAGTCTTACCGATGCGGCCTCGGACCCGAGGAAGACCCGATCCGGTAACGGCACTGGGCGGAGGGATCACGGGTCGGGGAAGCCGGGTTCGTCGGAGGGCGGACGCCGAAGCGTGTTTCCCAGATTGCGTAGCGGAGTTAACGAAAGCGACGTCGAGCTGtcctccgtgtctcctgctTCGCCAGTGACTGTGCCTCATGGCTCGCCtgggaacagagaaaacggcaaaGAGATCAACGACGCCGAAGGCCCTGAAGCCGGCTTCGGAAGCAACCGATCGAAGCTACTACAGGTGAACGGCGAGCGGACAGACACTGCACAATGGGCGGGAGACAGTGTACACTCAGAGAGTCCGGGAGGGTCTCCCGATTGGCCGCCGCTCTCCAGAGTGGACGTGACTCCCATGAAAAATGCGTTTCATTCGTGCGCGGGCGTGCCTTCATTCGTGcctcgcatgcagacgcggaaggcaggCGCCAAAGAGCTGCCCagtccttctccttcctcgtctgggTCTCCCGACCACGGCGCTGGCCAGTCGTCCTGCTTGCCAAGATgcgagacgcagggacgCCACCTGAGAGGCGAGTCTCAGGGGCCCGTGCGTCGGTACATCTCGCGATTTCTAGAGATGTGGGGCGGGGACGATTGGGGATCGACTTGCTACGAGTCCTTTCAGGACTCCaggagcgacggaggcgacgcgatTGGGCCTAACCGGAGGTCCAGTTCGGCGGACCAACATCTGTGGAACAGCGCGCGGAGATGCAGCGCCAGTCGCGCGCAAGCGGCGTGCTTTAGGAACAGGACGTCTTCCGCGGACAGCTGCCTCATGCCGAGAGCTGGACAGGAGACGCTTGAGTCGCCCTCGAGAGGTGCCCTGGAATCTCGGCACAGACTCCCGCAGTCGTTTGGGCTCGTCAGGCCAGCTTCGTTCCAGCTGGTAACGGACGATGCACTGGGTGACCCACAGGGAGTGGCGGCGACAGTGGAGTGCAATCGCGACACGTGCAAGGCGACCCAGGAGGACGAAATGGGAAGGAAACTGGTGCTGTATGCGGAAGAGAACCGTGGAAACCGGGACCGCGGAAGAGACCACGCAACAGAACACTCCGGACGAGCGGAAGGTTTGAGCGGTGCGGCCATCTCCGCTTTGGCGCAAGTGAAGCCTCGACACGAGGGAAACTCTTCGACCgtgtggaagaagaaaaagtcATCCCCTCTTGCTTTCGAGTAtaaagacgaagaagaggcgtaTCGTCAGTACCTCAACcggctctttcctttccgtctcaCTGTTGTCGGactcgttctccttctcgtcgagATCTTGCAAATCTCCTGGAGGCTTGTTCAAAGAA GCTTCCTCGTCGACAGCCGGGGCGAGTATTCGTATTACGGGCTCGTCAACTTTGACAGGATCTTCATCGTTATCGCCGTATGCCTGGTTATTCATATCATCATCTACGGTTTGCTGGCTGCGGGCGGACGCATTCCCGGCGTGAAGAATCGACTGGAGAGCTGGTCGTTTTCCATGATTGTCGTG GCACTCACGACCCGCATCTGTGGGATGGTCTGTGTGGCGTTCATGGGCGAAGGAATCGGAACTGCAACGATCTTACCAGCTGCAG ACGAAATGGAACCCCCAACCCCCTTTATCTCCGAGCCTCGAGCCCTTTCCTCAGAGCTCGTGCTGCTGTCGCTCTGTTGCCTTTTCCACATCATCGTCATCGATATGATGCTGCCTATCAG GACTCTCCCGTCGGTGGGCATGCATACGATCCACATCCTCGGGTGTATCGGCTGctgcgtcctctccgtctgtctctaCCCCCAGTGTATCTCCTCTGACGG GCCGATCTGTGCGGTGAGCACGTGCCTGTTCATCGTCTGCGGCTTTTTGGGACGCGCTCAGATGGAGGTTGCTCATAGGCAGCTCTACATGAGATGGAAA CACGGTCTAGAACGGTTGCGCGCTGCGGAGCAGAAGCTCCACTCGCACCGTACTTCCAAAACAGGCATCGAACAGTTGGCCATGCTGGTGCGTCAGTCGCAAGTCCTCCTGCGTCACGCGTGCGTCAGCGGGGCGAGCCGACACAGCAAGCAGCTAGCGCTGGAACAAGTGACAGACATTCAAGGACA AGTGCTGGACATCGTGACGAACGTGAACAACTTGTACCATGCCAAGATGAACACGGAGGAGATGAGTGAGCTCCTGCGGTTTGTCCCTGAGGGACAGGACGACGCGCACCGGTCGCTCCTGCGCGACTGGCGAGGACGCAGTGCCTCCTTCAGCGGCTGCGAACGGCTACGAAGGGATTCGGAAGCGTCGAACGCAGGCGTTTCGTTGAGCGTCCCGCTGCTGCATCAGAACTCGACATGTTCGACGCTGTGCGTGGGAAGCTTTCCTTCGCGAACTTTGCCGTTCGATGGGGGCGCGCCGCACTCCACGGCGTTTCTCAGCAGTCGGTTTCCCGAAGTGCTGGCTGGCCAAACAGGCCTTCCAGCTCCGGAGGGCGTTCAGCTCGGAGAGACTGGAAAATCTCTGAAAGGCGCGTGCGTTCCCACCGCGGAGAACCCGCTCGGCGCGCATTCTCCCACAGGGACTCTGAAGCAGGAACGTTCGCAAGAGGAGAAACCTGAACCTGGCGACGCACCTCAAACTGTACGCCCGGAGCCGCTGCTCGACCTCCCCGAAAGCATGAAGGCAGCCATCGGCGTCGACTGGGATCTCGACTTCTTCGAG CTGAACGAGCGCGTGAACAACAACGCCCTCTTGGTGACTGCGCAAGTACAACTGCTCCCTCTGTTGCGCCCAGAAGGCCTGCGGTGTAGTCCGCACGTCTTGCGGTGTTACCTAAGGTGTCTTCAGCAACAGTATTGCCCGAGCAACCCGTACCACAACCAAGTGCACGCCGCGATGGTTTCTCACTGCTGCTTGATCATCGTCAACGAAATTTTGCCCTCCAAACAAGC GCTGACCTACGTCGACGAACTGTGTCTGGTGATCGCATCCGCGGCGCACGACGTTGGCCATCCGGGTTTGAACAATCAGTATCTCATCAGTTCCCAGTCTCTGTTAGCAACGACGTACAACGACATTGCTGTCTTGGAGAACTACCACGCCGCTTGCTGCTTTCGGACGGCGGGCATCAACGAAGACCACAACATCTTCAGCGGCCTCACCAAGGAGGTCTATCAGTACATGCGGCAAAACATTATCGGCCTTATTCTCTCAACGGATATGAGCAAGCACATTTCCTACGTCAGCCGGCTGAGA GTTCGCGCGGAATCAGGAAATTTCGATGTGGCCAACGAAGGGGACCGGTGGCTGCTTTTCCAAGGGTGCATCAAGGCGGCGGATCTCGCGCACACTGCGACGTTCTGGGAGAACCACAAGCGCTGggccgagtgtctctgcgaAGAGTTCTTCAAGCAG GGTGACGAAGAGCGTCGGCAGGGAATGAATGTGATGGACATTTTCgatcggagacagaaagaccGTTTCCCGCAGTCGCAGTACCGCTTCATTGAGCTGGTTGTCGAGCCGCTCTTCCACAGTGTGCGGAGCATCGAGGATCTACTGAACGGGCGCGGCGGCGTGCGTGGGAAGATCTGCAAAGCTCTCTCTGCGAACCTCACCCGCTggaaggaagcggcggaggcgctggaAAAGGCCGCGAGCAACTCGCCGACGGACGCCTCGGGCGCAAAgacgaacgaggaaggagacggcgaccgcCAAAAGGTGGTGggtggagacgccgcagagaagaaagaagctgGGAGAGCAAGTGCAGGCACTCCAAAGTTCGCAGGGAGCGTCGCTGCGAAAACGGCGGGCGAccgaaaaaaaggcaggcCTGCGGCGACGGAGGCTGGCTggaaggaggcggagaacgcaaccaggcggcgaggggacggcaagaagagcgggaagcCCGAGAAGACCACATCTTAG
- a CDS encoding putative major ampullate spidroin 2 produces the protein MPYRSSSSPADIGLSKSEYEDAVNLEKLYFLVNKSDRCANCGRGGVSAVDVSRYEFLCSSCCAGKSSVKRIGEDRFSSFEVNKLYARFDRSNAHRGRSSTSFSRSGTSGSGGARRSDRRVERRSGHRPPVPDLSEGSESDSGDDSPLPPRRSRSMPRASGRSPRQYRSSSHRGDPFDTFEVASNASWGGQGGNQGDTQAASWGAGFPSSAGVAARAHPQVGGGMGTSPAGMLGLTPSPAQAPFGQSFQFPGMVGMGSPVFLGASQGAPSSQAWVGQPFLTPQQYQQAMMRQFAGSTGPAGRDGSAFPGSMPVPQPPNMVGQTPNFMPGAAGAGGLRAASPLSFPGTATQQPGQRGMNPFLAMGTAPQPVGQPAPSPFASCLPGMGGATMNPFLSVQKPATGGGGFADAGVFGASGLGFAPQQPPHMRPPAGGMMSLGSGTPGGTPNPFTSMGMAAPQRPMTLTNAARPGGGAGGNPYNTSLW, from the exons ATGCCGTACCGTTCATCGTCTTCGCCAGCAGACATCGGGCTGTCCAAGTCCGAGTACGAGGATGCCGTCAACTTGGAGAAGTTGTATTTTCTCGTCAACAAAAGCGACCGGTGCGCGAACTGCGGCCGCGGG GGTGTCTCGGCGGTTGACGTCTCGAGGTACGAGTTCCTCTGTTCGAGTTGCTGCGCCGGAAAAAGCTCGGTGAAGAGGATCGGCGAAGACCGATTCTCTTCTTTTGAAGTCAACAAGCTTTACGCGCGGTTCGACAG gtCCAACGCGCATCGAGGCCGCTCGTCAACTTCTTTCTCCCGAAGCGGAACTTCcggaagcggcggcgcgcgcaggAGCGACCGCCGCGtggagaggcgcagcggccACCGGCCGCCTGTCCCGGACCTCTCCGAAGGAAGCGAATCCGACTCTGGAGAT GattctcctctgcctccacGGCGCAGTCGCTCGATGCCCCGGGCGTCGGGGAGGTCTCCTCGGCAGTATCGCAGCTCGTCGCATCGCGGCGATCCCTTCGATACCTTCGAAGTCGCTAGCAACGCGAGTTGGGGCGGTCAGGGCGGCAACCAGGGGGACACCCAGGCGGCGTCTTGGGGCGCGGGGTTTCCGTCCAGTGCGGGGgttgccgcgcgcgcgcaccCGCAGGTCGGCGGAGGCATGGGGACTTCCCCGGCAGGCATGCTGGGTCTGacgccgtcgccggcgcaAGCGCCGTTCGGCCAGAGTTTCCAGTTTCCAGGCATGGTCGGCATGGGGAGTCCGGTCTTCCTGGGGGCGTCGCAGGGCGCGCCGAGTTCGCAGGCGTGGGTAGGACAGCCGTTCCTCACTCCCCAGCAATACCAGCAGGCGATGATGCGTCAGTTTGCTGGCTCGACGGGGCCTGCGgggcgagacggcagcgcgTTCCCCGGGTCCATGCCGGTCCCCCAGCCCCCAAACATGGTGGGACAGACTCCTAACTTCATGCCtggcgccgcaggcgccggcgggctgcgcgccgcctccccgcTGTCGTTCCCCGGGACTgcgacgcagcagccagGACAGCGAGGCATGAACCCGTTCCTCGCCATGGGGACAGCCCCGCAGCCGGTCGGCCagccggcgccttcgcccttcgCCTCGTGCCTCCCCGGGATGGGAGGCGCGACGATGAATCCTTTCCTGTCTGTGCAGAAACCCGCGACTGGGGGCGGCGGCTTcgcagacgcaggcgtgTTCGGAGCGAGCGGCCTCGGGTTCGCGCCGCAACAGCCGCCGCATATGCGCCCTCCCGCAGGCGGAATGATGAGCCTGGGATCTGGAACGCCTGGAGGAACCCCGAACCCGTTCACCAGCATGGGCATGGCAGCGCCGCAACG ACCGATGACCCTTACGAACGCCGCGAGacccggaggcggcgcgggaggGAACCCGTACAACACGTCTTTATGGTAA
- a CDS encoding Translation initiation factor SUI1 family protein, related, which yields MTDVEQPPSDSSSEAEQPSRRQLRQAQKRDQQEAQRGKKKGKNAGKQAEAAKTEHDDGDTAKCGGAEGGGRAQDPGRNTQTDSAWEHDKQPPITGPSPVVYCGVCGGPPDFCEFGSQWPECEAWIAKNHAELLPFCCPAGASQGAENGDKTAAADELAECMQQLTVDGDAEKDAKKGGKKKAAKPNVVTIQRQSRSKRKTATVITGLDLFGVKLDKAAKLFSKQYACGASVSKGVPGQPQQVEVQGDVEEEVAELIQETFEIPEESIQLLPPK from the exons ATGACAGACGTGGAACAGCCACCGAGCGACTCGTCCTCGGAGGCAGAACAGCCCTCTCGCAGGCAGCTGCGCCAGGCTCAGAAGAGGGACCAGCAGGAAGctcagagaggaaagaagaagggaaagaacgcgGGAAAACAGGCCGAAGCGGCGAAAACGGAACATGACGATGGAGACACCGCAAAGTGCGGCGGAGCTGAAGGAGGCGGGAGGGCGCAGGACCCGGGACGAAATACGCAAACGGACTCCGCCTGGGAACACGACAAACAGCCGCCGATAACGGGGCCGAGCCCAGTCGTGTATTGCGGAG TTTGCGGCGGACCGCCAGACTTCTGCGAGTTCGGCAGCCAGTGGCCGGAGTGCGAAGCGTGGATCGCTAAGAACCACGCGGAgctcctccctttctgctgtcccgccggcgcttcgcaaggcgcggaaaacggagacaaaaccgCGGCTGCCGACGAGCTCgccgagtgcatgcagcagtTGACTGtggacggcgacgcggagaaggacgcgaagaagggcggcaagaagaaagccgcAAAGCCA AACGTCGTCACGATTCAGCGCCAAAGCCGGTCGAAACGGAAGACTGCTACCGTCATTACGGGTCTGGATCTTTTCG GAGTCAAACTTGATAAGGCTGCAAAGCTCTTCTCCAAGCAGTATGCCTGTGGAGCGTCTGTGTCGAAAGGCGTTCCCGGGCAACCGCAACAGGTTGAAGTCCAG GGCGATGTTGAGGAGGAAGTTGCCGAGTTGATTCAAGAAACCTTTGAAATTCCAGAAGAGAGCATCCAACTTCTCCCGCCGAAATAA
- a CDS encoding AGC family protein kinase, related codes for MDWRTSGLSPVTAQAVMASRQIQWPVATFRKVHTSGGWLTMTHQRLPWSWRRFLASLPLIDEKRFTDFPETWPKSRERYKVMLLSHVTEKLADFLKLDSETREHGIAIKAFGTQGNSTAEDAVNEINAHKNMVPKNPFILPFLGAYRSTTGQLVYLVTPRLQGDLYTAIRGAKKQTNVKLALAEMVYSLKLMHDFGFVHRDIKLGNYFVDFTGHVVLADFEGAADKTMWLDSAVDFIVYTNGFLAPEINLKDDWLLFTEKTDVYALGVCFRTFYQVFKNDIPDARRLSALVRKMLAPNPADRYTMKQVMESEYFRGIDFSTLEDKKQGVPFPGDLQSYRKFA; via the exons ATGGACTGGAGGACTTCTGGGCTTTCGCCCGTGACGGCGCAAGCGGTGATGGCGTCTCGCCAGATTCAGTGGCCAGTCGCCACGTTCAGGAAGGTGCACACTTCCGGCGGCTGGCTAACAATGACGCACC AGCGTCTTCCGTGGTCTTGGAGGAGATTCCTAGCTAGTCTGCCTCTTATCGACGAGAAGCGGTTCACGGACTTTCCGGAGACATGGCCCAAAAGTCGAGAGCGCTACAAGGTGATGCTGCTCTCCCATGTGACAGAAAAACTGGCAGATTTTTTGAAGCTTGACTCGGAGACTCGAGAGCACGGTATCGCCATCAAAGCTTTTGGAACACAAGGCAACTCAACGGCGGAAGACGCTGTGAACGAAATCAATGCGCACAAAAACATGGTACCGAAAAACCCATTCATTCTGCCGTTTCTGGGTGCCTATCGCAGCACGACTGGGCAATTGGTGTACCTCGTGACGCCGCGGCTCCAGGGCGATCTATACACAGCTATTCGTGGAGCCAAGAAGCAGACCAACGTCAAACTCGCCCTCGCTGAAATGGTATACAGTCTGAAGCTGATGCATGATTTCGGCTTTGTTCACCGCGACATTAAACTCGGGAACTACTTTGTGGACTTCACCGGACACGTCGTCCTCGCGGATTTCGAGGGCGCTGCAGACAAAACGATGTGGCTAGATTCCGCCGTCGACTTCATCGTTTACACCAacggtttcctcgctcccgaGATAAACTTGAAAGATGACTGGCTGCTATTCACCGAGAAGACGGATGTGTACGCTCTCGGAGTCTGCTTCCGAACGTTTTATCAGGTGTTCAAGAACGACATTCCGGATGCCCGCCGACTAAGCGCGCTGGTCAGGAAAATGCTGGCTCCAAACCCTGCCGACCGCTACACGATGAAGCAGGTGATGGAGTCGGAGTATTTCAGAGGAATCGACTTTTCCACGCTCGAAGATAAGAAGCAAGGCGTCCCATTCCCGGGCGACTTACAGTCGTACCGGAAGTTCGCGTAG
- a CDS encoding 3-methyl-2-oxobutanoate hydroxymethyltransferase, related produces the protein MADLLQRKKRGQKISMVTSYDANVARILDSALIDMQLVGDSLANVVLGLASTAAVDLHTMILFAKHVKQACRRSVVVFDLPYGTYHTKEAAVESVIQVVKQTGITAVKLEGFYPEIVKALREHVSVICHLGVQPQTAQTMNSRGKDSRDALELLHHSLALEAAGCQMIVLEKVCAEVAEVITSKLKVPTIGIGSGPGCDGQVLVFHDLCGLSPSGPKLKFVKQYAQVHPQIQAAVSQFRKDVETSVFPGLGNCFFMKPTERTKFYAHIEEGLDAQLGGNRPSSTFPAAPSTPAGGERDRGSFAPSIVRGWVAAGLANPASSASKAVHGATDSPPASGDKAACTNVSPKSPAPPVLKRVCVRGGGAMGQLMAWKLAGVPGVEVVLATHRQELKEAVEKQGNQLLFQKLWDEGRSPPEHGDVEGRPVRVIVMGRENDKVEKLAEEPFDAVLICTKSEQTAEAGNFALANVRSPGIVASFQNGLEAPRVLRSIFSDASGPPSDALLRSAETSLRSTRIQSCWNSGRADTGNGETTGPSLLFAPTSYGALEQAPGLVRLTGEGEIRLGLSSPRPESTAVPSLAALLRCAGLNVTEIDPFDVQAVLWQKVTVSAYVNAVTALLRCNNGDVANPLLQPLRRRVVEEVVSVARARGIAVDLEATDHLVVDVIHRSARNLSSMLVDVQKRRPTEIDAINGEVVKQGREVGVPTPVTETLLNLVRFITEQQSRNSSPAG, from the exons ATGGCGGACCTTTtgcaaaggaagaagcgaggccaGAAGATCTCGATGGTGACG TCTTACGACGCCAACGTGGCCAGGATCCTCGACTCCGCGCTTATCGACATGCAGTTGGTGGGCGACTCTCTCGCGAACGTTGTTCTAG gTTTGGCCAGCACAGCAGCGGTGGACCTCCACACGATGATCCTCTTTGCCAAGCACGTCAAACAAG CCTGCCGGCGTTCGGTTGTCGTCTTTGACCTCCCGTATGGGACGTACCACACAAAAGAGGCCGCAGTTGAATCGGTCATCCAGGTTGTCAAGCAAACCGGCATCACGGCAGTTAAACTCGAGGGCTTCTATCCCGAAATTGTCAAG GCGCTCCGAGAGCATGTGAGTGTTATCTGTCACCTCGGCGTTCAGCCCCAGACCGCCCAAACCATGAACTCCCGAG GAAAAGATTCTCGAGATGCTCTGGAGTTGCTGCACCATTCCCTGGCTCTCGAGGCTGCTG GCTGCCAAATGATCGTGCTGGAGAAGGTCTGTGCCGAGGTCGCCGAGGTTATCACGTCAAAACTCAAGGTTCCCACCATTGGTATTGGTTCAG GCCCTGGATGCGATGGCCAGGTTCTCGTGTTTCATGATTTGTGTGggctttctccctcgggGCCGAAGTTGAAGTTCGTGAAGCAGTATGCTCAGGTCCATCCCCAGATCCAGGCTGCGGTGAGCCAGTTCCGAAAGGACGTGGAGACGAGTGTGTTTCCAGGCCTCGGAAACTGCTTCTTTATGAAACCGACCGAGCGTACAAAGTTTTATGCTCACATCGAGGAGGGACTCGACGCGCAGCTCGGGGGCAACAGGCCGTCGAGCACTTTCCCAGCCGCTCCCAGCACACCagcgggaggcgagagagatcgag GCTCTTTCGCACCTTCCATCGTTCGCGGATGGGTGGCTGCCGGCCTGGCAAATCcagcgtcttccgcttcgaaGGCTGTGCACGGCGCGACGGActcgcctcccgcctctggAGATAAGGCGGCGTGCACAAATGTGTCCCCGAAGAGCCCCGCCCCGCCAGTCCTcaagcgtgtgtgtgtgcgtggaGGAGGCGCTATGGGTCAGCTGATGGCTTGGAAACTCGCAGGAGTTCCCGGCGTCGAGGTCGTCCTCGCCACGCATCGGCAGGAACTGAAGGAAGCCGTagagaaacaaggaaacCAGTTGCTCTTCCAGAAGCTCTGGGATGAGGGTCGAAGCCCTCCGGAGCACGGTGACGTCGAAGGAAGACCCGTGAGGGTCATCGTCATgggacgagaaaacgacaaAGTTGAAAAGTTGGCGGAGGAACCGTTTGACGCCGTTTTGATTTGCACCAAGTCAGAACAGACCGCCGAAGCAG GCAACTTCGCCCTGGCCAATGTGCGGTCGCCAGGAATCGTCGCGAGCTTCCAAAATGGGTTGGAAGCCCCGCGAGTTCTGCGCAGCATCTTCAGCGACGCATCTGGCCCTCCTTCAGACGCACTGTTGCGTTCCGCTGAGACGAGCCTGCGTTCAACGCGAATCCAATCTTGCTGGAACTCTGGAAGAGCTGACACtgggaacggagagacgaccGGTCCTTCTCTCTTATTTGCTCCTACTTCGTATGGCGCGCTAGAACAG GCTCCTGGACTTGTGCGGCTGACTGGCGAAGGGGAGATCCGACTCGGCCTGTCCTCGCCGAGACCGGAGAGCACCGCAGTGCCCAGCCTTGCCGCTTTGCTCAGATGCGCAG GACTCAACGTCACGGAGATAGACCCATTCGACGTGCAGGCGGTTCTCTGGCAGAAGGTCACAGTCAGCGCCTACGTCAACGCCGTCACAGCGCTTCTCAGATGCAACAACGGCGACGTGGCGAACCCGCTATTGCAGCCGTTGAG GCGGCGCGTTGTCGAGGAagttgtctctgtcgctcgaGCTCGAGGAATTGCCGTCGACCTC GAGGCGACCGACCATCTGGTGGTGGACGTGATCCACAGGTCTGCGCGAAATCTTTCCTCCATGCTTGTGGATGTCCAGAAGCGGAGGCCGACAGAAATCGATGCTATCAATGGGGAAG TCGTAAAACAGGGCCGAGAAGTTGGCGTGCCTACACCGGTAACGGAGACTCTTTTGAATCTCGTCCGGTTCATCACCGAGCAGCAGTCTCGGAATAGCTCGCCCGCAGGTTAA